Within Kutzneria chonburiensis, the genomic segment GCGCGGCGCGTACCGCGTCGTCTATCGGATCAGTGAGCCGGAACGGCGGATCGACGTGCTCAGAGTCGATCACCGTGCCGATGTCCACCACGTCTGATCAGCTCACACTGCTCGGCTGGTACGTCGGCGTCCGTACGTCCGACTGCCGCCTGCGGACGGACGACGCTGCGGCGGGTAGGCGGCACGCTTCGAGCCATGCCAAGGGGATTCGGGTATCTGATGATCGTCGAGGCGGCCACGTTCCTGGTGGCCTCGCTGCTGCACTTGACGGTGGAGTGGGAGCCGGCCGCTGCCGGACCGGAGGCGCTGATCGGGGTGGTGATGGCGGTGGGGGCGTTGTTCGCCTTCCGGGGCCGTCGGGCGGCGGCGTTGGGAACGAGCGCCTTCGCGGCGTTCGGCACGTGCGTGGGCATCCTGGCCATCAGCGCCGGCCCGGGCCCGAAGTCGGTGCCGGACCTCACGTATCACGGCCTGATCCTCATGACGCTGATCGTCAGCATCGTGCTGATGGTCCGCTCGCGTCAGGCCTTGAGCCGCAGCTGAACCACGAAGTCGTGCAGCTGCGGCTCGGCTGAGGGCTGCTCGGACAGGGTGGACTTCTCCTGGGCGGCGACGAGCTCGTCGAGCCAGCGCTCGTAGGTCCGCCACAGCAGCTCGGACGACGGCCCGCCGGACAGGGTGAGGTGCTCGCCGGCGGCTTTGGCCGTGATCAGGTCGGGCAGGAACGACGGGCCGTGTAGCTCCGACACCAGCACGGACAGGTCGGCCTCGATGGTGCCGGTGCGCATCAGGTGGATGCCGGTGAGCAGGGCCCGGAAGGTGTAGAGCAGGGGCTTGAGCTCGTTGGTACGGCCGAACAGCTGCCACTGGGTCCGGGCGAAGCCGCGGTAGTGGTGGGCATGCCGGGAAGTGACACAGCCGGCGGCGAAGCCGGACAGCTCGGCATGGGCGTCCGAGGTCTGCACGACCAGCGGCGACAGCAGCTGCTCCAGGACGTAACCGTTGGGGCGCAACAAGAGCCGGGCGAACTTGAGCAGGTCGTGGGTGACCAGGTCCAGCTCGACGCCGTCCCGCAGCCACATCCGCTCCAGGGTCTCCGGCCCGTGCCGCAACCCGACGACCTCGTCGGCCGGCAGCAGATGCACGCCGCGCAGGTCCACATCGGAGTCGGCCGACGGGAAGCCGTACAGGTGCGCGCCGGACACGGTCGCGAACAGCAGCTGGTACGGCTGCTCGGCGACAACCTCACGCAGCCCGGGAACGTCCACCGCAGTCACTGGTCCTCCAAAGCGGATCTCCGGCGCACCGACACCAGCCAGTCCTCGACGGCCGCGGTGTCGGGCACCGCGGGCAGCGGTGAGCGGAGCACGGCCCGCGCGGTGCGGTCGCGCAGATCCTCCACCCACTTCGATACGTCCTTCCACGGCACGTCCCCGTCGCGCACGGCCAACAGCTGCGCCCGGTGCTCGCCGACGTTCAGCGTGAGCTCGCCGGTGGCCAGCGCGTGGTCGCACTGGGTCAGCAGCCGGATCACGTGCATGACCTGCTTCCACCGGGGCGTGCCGCCACTGGCCATGGCGGCCGACGCGCGCGCGAACTGCTGTGCGGTGGCCCGGCGGTACGTGTCGGCGATCCGCTGGGACAGCAGCATCGGCAACAGAGCCCGCAGCTCCTCGCCGAGCGGCGTGCACGTCTCGACCAAGTCGGAGGCGAGCACTTCCAGCACGTTGGGGTTGGCCTTCAGCCCCAACGCCAGGAAGTGCTCGACCTCCCAGCTCAACCGCTCCTGCTCGGGCCCGTCGATCGACGACGGCGGCTTCTCGAAGGCCCAGAACAACCTGGTCGGCGGCACGTAGACGCCCCGACGGTCCACATCGGACTCGTCGGTGTCGAGTCCCTGCGCGCGGGAGCCGACGATCACGGACAACACGGTGTGCTCGATCATCTACAGCCTCGGATCCACCGGCTCGGACTCCAGCGCCAACACCGCGAACACGCATTCGTGCACGCGCCACAGCGGCTCGCCGCGAGCCAGCCGCTCCAGGCCTTCGAGGCCCAGCGCGTACTCGCGGGCGGCCAGCGACCGCTTGGCCGCGAGACCGCGCTGCCGCAGCCGGTCGATGTTGCCCGGCTCGGTGTAGTCGGGCCCGTAGATGATCCGCAGGTACTCCCGCCCGCGCACCTTCAGCCCCGGCTGCACCAACCCGCGCCGGCCGCGCATCATGTTGGCCAGCGGCTTGACGACCATGCCCTCGCCGCCGGCTGCCGTCAGCTCCTCCCACCATCGCACGCCGGCCCGCACCGACTCCGCGTCCGTCGTGTCCACGGTCAGATTTGCCGTGGTGGCAAACAGTTCCGGGTCGGCGGCGGACAGCTGCTCGGCGACGGAAAGGTGCCAGGAGTGCGGCCGGTCGTGGTACGTGGCGCCTTCCGACGCGAGCAGCTGGAACGGCGCGATCCGCACTCCGTTCAGGCCCTCGGTCGGCCAGCAGTACCGCTCGTACGCCTCACGGTAGGCGACGGCGTTGTCCGCTCGGGATTCCGTACGTGTCAACAGCTCCGTCACGTCCACACCACGACCCGACGCCTCGCGCAGCGCGTCGACGGCCACCGGCAACGCCGACGACGCCGCCGCGCCGACGGCCGCGTACTGTTCCTGGATCAGCTTGCCGGCCTTGGCGTTCCACGGCAGCAGCTCACAGTCCAGCAGCAGCCAGTCACTGTCCAAAGTGGACCAGAGTGCGGACTTCTCCACCGCGCTGCGGATCCGCTCCAGCAGCTGCCCGGTCAGCTCCTCGTCGAAGAACGACCGGCCGGTCCTGGTGTGCACGGCGCCGTCATCGCGCGACACCAGCACGACCGCCCGTGAACCCATGTGCTTCTCTTCGCACACAACACGATCCACGCCGTCGTGCAGGTAGCCGGAAAACGCCTCCTCCGGGTGCTCCAACACCTCCGGCCGCGTCGACGTCGCCACCGGGGCCATGGTCGGCGGCAGGTACAGCAGCTTGGCCGGCTCGATCGCGAACCGGCTCATCACCTCGATCGCCGCCGCCGCGTTCTCGGCCCGTACGGTCAGTCGACCATGGGCTCCGGTCTGCACGGTGCGCTTGCCGATCACGTCGGTCAGGTCCAGCTCCTCGGGCGGCCGCACCGGTTCCTCGGTCACCAACGGCCGGACCGGCTCGTACCAGACCTGCTGTGCCGCAACGGAAACCAGCTCACGCTCCGGGTAGCGCAGCGCCGTCAGCTGCCCGCCGAACACGCAACCGGTGTCCAGACAGATGGTGTTGTTGACCCATTCGGCCGACGGCACCGGCGTGTGCCCGTACACCACGGTCGCGCTGCCGCGGTAGTCGTTGGCCCACGGGTACCGCACCGGCAGCCCGTACTCGTCGGTCTCGCCGGTCGTCTCGCCGTACAGCGCGAAGCTGCGCACCCGCCCGGACGCCCGCCCCTGGAACCGCTCCGGCAGCCCGGCGTGCGCGACGACCAGCTTGCCGCCGTCCAGCACGTAGTGCGACACGAGGTCGTAGCAGAACCGCTCGGCCTGCTTCCGGAACTCCTCGGACTGCTCGGCGAGCTGGGCCAGCGATTCGGCCAGCCCGTGCGTCACCTGCACGTTGCGTCCGCGCAGGGCCCGGACGAGCTTGTTCTCGTGGTTTCCGGCCACGCACAGCGCCGTGCCGGCGGCGACCATGTTCATCACCAGCCGCAGCACGCCCGGCGTGTCCGGGCCGCGGTCGACCAGGTCGCCGACGAACACCGCGCGCCGGCCGGCCGGGTGCTCGGCGAAGTCGCCTTCCACGCGATATCCCAGCCGCGTCAACAGTTCCGTCAACTCGAGGCGGCAGCCGTGCACGTCGCCGATGATGTCGAACGGCCCGGTCTCGCCCCGACGGTCGTTGACCAGCGGCTCGCGGCGGATCGTCGCCGCATCGACCTCCTCGACCGTGCGCAGCACGTGGACGCGGCGGAAGCCCTCCTTCTCCAGGAAGCGCAGCGACCGGCGCAGGTCGTTGCGCTGGCGTCGGATCACGTGCACACCGAAGTCTCGGTCGGGCCGGGCCCGGTTGCGCTCGAAGCACACGGACTCCGGCAGGTCCAGCACGATCGCCACCGGCAGCACGTCGTGCTCGCGGGCCAGCCGCACCAGCGACGCCCGCCCCTCGCGCTGCACGTTGGTCGCGTCGACCACGGTCAGCCGCCCGTTGTGCAGCCGCTTGCCGGCGATGTAGTGCAGCACGTCGAACGCGTCGCCGGTGGCCGACTGGTCGTTGTCGTCGTCGGACACCAGGCCGCGGCAGTGATCACTGGAGATCACCTCGGTGCCCAGGAAGTGCTTGCGGGCGAAGGTGGACTTGCCCGATCCGGAGGCGCCGACCAGCGCGACCAGCGACAACTGCGGAATGACCAGCTCGCTCATGACGGCTCCTCCTCCCGTGTGAACACGGCCATCTGCGTCGGCGGACCCAGCTCGGGGTCCTGCTCTCCGACGGGAAGGTACTGGACGCGGTAACCATGCTGCGACGCAACGGCTTGCGCCCACGCCGAGAACTGCGCCCGAGTCCACTCGAACCGGTGGTCCGGATGGCGGAACGCGCCCGCCGCCAGGCCCTCGTACCGCACGTTGTACTCGACGTTGGGCGTCGTCACGATCACCGTGCGCGGCCGGGCCGCGGCGAACACCGACCGCTCCATCGCCGGCAGCCGCGGCGGATCGAGGTGCTCGACGACCTCCATCAGCACCGCCGCGTCGTAGCCGGCCAGCTCCGCGTCCTTGTACGTCAACGCCGACTGCCGCAGCGTCACGCGCCGCAGGTCGCGCTCGTTGAGCCGGGCGGCCGCGATGCGCAGCGCCGACGTGGACACGTCGACGCCGAGGATCTCCTCGAACTGCGGCTCCTTGAGCAGCAGCCGCAGCAGCGCCCCCGGCCCGCAGCCGAGGTCGACCACGCGCCGGGCCCCGGACTGCCGCAGCACGGCCAGCACCGCGCCCCGGCGCAGCTCCGCGAGGGACTCTCGACGTTCGACCGGTTCGGCTTCGTCCACCTCGAACTCGTCCACCTCGCCCAGCCGCTCCAGCGCCGATCGGACGTAACCACGCTGGTGCGCAAGGTATCGCCGGCTGATCAGCTCTCGCTCCGGGTGCCCGGCCAGCCAGCCCTCGCCGGCCCGCAGCAGCTTGTCGATCTCGTCGCGCGACACGAAGTAGTGCTTGGTGTCGTCCAGCACCGGCAGCAGCACGTACAGGTGGTTGAGCGCGTCGGCCAGCCGCAGGGTGCCGCTGAGCGTCAGGTCGACGTAGCGGGATTCCTCGATCTGCTGAATATCCGCGGTCCAGCCCAGCGGCTCGAACAGCCGCCGCACCAGCTCCGCGCCGCCGCGCGCCGGCACCACCGGGAGGCGCACGGCCAGCGGAATGTCCTGCCCCGGCAGCTCCGGCTTCGCGTCGCAGCGGCCGTGCATGGCCGTGCGGAACACCGTGCCGAGCGCCACCGCCAGCATCGAACTGGCGGCATACGGCCGGTCGTTGACGTACTGGAACAGCCCTTGACCCCGGTCGCCCCGCACCAGCGCGATGGGGTCGACCTCCAGCAGCAGCGCCGCGGTGCACTCCGCGTCGGTGGCGCGCGGGTAGAACACGTGCGCGGCACCGGCGGACACGGGGAACGTCTGCGCCTTGTCCGGGTGCTTGTGCAGGAGGAAGCCCAGGTCAGTGGCCTGCGGCATGGTGGTGGTCAGGGTCAGGAGCACCTGCGCAGTGTCCCGGATGGTCACGGGGGCGCGCATGTGGTTTCCCGGAGTGGCAGGCTGGGGCGCATGGCCAACCGCCTCGCTGACTCGACCAGCCCCTACCTGTTGCAGCACGCCGACAACCCGGTCGACTGGTGGCCGTGGTCGGAGGAGGCGTTCGACGAGGCCCGCCGCCGCGACGTGCCGGTGCTGCTGTCCGTCGGCTATGCGGCCTGCCACTGGTGTCACGTGATGGCGCACGAGTCCTTCGAGGACGACGAGACCGCGGCGATCATGAACCGCAACTTCGTCAACATCAAGGTGGACCGCGAGGAACGGCCGGATGTCGACGCGGTGTACATGGCGGCAACCCAGGCCATGACCGGCCAGGGCGGCTGGCCGATGACGTGTTTCCTGACGCCCGACGGCGAGCCGTTCTACTGCGGCACCTACTCGCCGCCCGAGCCGCGGCCGGGCATCCCGTCGTTCCGGCAGCTGATGACGGCCGTGGTCGATGCGTGGACCACCCGTGGCGACGAGGTCCGCGAGGCCGCCGGTCAGATCGTCGCCGAATTGGCGAAGAACGCCCGCCCGCTGCCGGAGTCCACTGTGGACGACGAGGTGCTGGACGGGGCCGTGGTGTCGATGCTGGCCGAGTACGACCGCGCGCACGGCGGATTCGGCCGGGCGCCGAAGTTCCCGCCGTCGATGATCCTGGAGTTCCTGCTGCGCCACCACGAGCGCACCGGCTCCGTGCAATCCCTGTCGCTGGCCGAGGGCACGATCGAGGCGATGGCCCGCGGCGGCATGTACGACCAGCTCGGCGGCGGCTTCGCCCGGTACAGCGTCGACGCCGGCTGGGTGGTGCCGCACTTCGAGAAGATGTTGTACGACAACGCTTTGCTGCTGCGGGCGTACGCACACTTCGCCCGGCGCACGGGGTCGAAGCCGGCCGAGCGGATCGCCGTCGAGACGGCCGAGTTCCTGGCCGGCGCGCTGCGGACCGAGGAGGGCGGCTTCGCCGCCGCACTGGACGCCGACACCAACGGCGTCGAGGGTCTGACCTACGTGTGGACGCCTTCGGAGCTTGTCGAGGTGCTCGGCTCCGACGATGGCGTCTGGGCCGCCGAGGTCTTCAATGTCACGGCGGAGGGCACCTTCGAGGAGGGTGCCTCGACCTTGCAGTACTTGCAGGACGTGTCGGATCTGGACCGGTTGGCCTCGGTGCGGGAACGGCTGCTGGAGGCGCGCGCCGGTCGTCCGCAGCCGGCCCGTGACGACAAGGTCGTCACGGCGTGGAACGGGCTGGCCATCGGGGCGCTGGCCGAAGCCGGTGCGGCGCTTGGGCAGCCGGCGTGGATCGGCCTGGCCGCCACGGCGGCGTCGCTGCTGGTGCGAGTGCACCTCGTGGACGGCCGGCTGCGGCGTACCTCCCGTGACGGCGTCGTCGGCACCGCGGCCGGCGTGCTGGAGGACTACGGCTGCCTGGCCGACGGGCTGCTGGCCCTGCACCAGGCGACCGGGGCCGAGGAGTGGCTCGAAGTCGCCGTGCAGCTGCTGGACACGGCGTTGGCGCGGTTCGCCGATCCGGCCGAGCCGGGCGTCTTCCACGACACCGCCGACGACGCCGAGAAGTTGGTCGGCCGGCCGGCCGACGTCAGCGACAACGCCAGCCCGGCGGGCGCGTCGTCCCTGGCCGGCGCCTTGCTGACGGCGTCCGCGCTCGTCGGCTACGACAAGGCGTCGCGCTACCGGGAGGCCGCCGAGGCCGCCGTCACCCGAGCCGGCCTGCTCGTGGCCCGCGCGCCGCGGTTCGCCGGGCACTGGCTGACCGTCGCCGAGGCCATTGCCCAGGGGCCGCTCCAGGTGGCCATCGCCACGGCTCACGGCGACCCTCGCGGGGAGTCGCTGCGAGACGTCGCGCTGGCCCACGCCCCCGGCGGCGCGGTCGTGTTGGCCGGCGCGCCCGACTCCGTACCCCTGCTGGCCGACCGGCCCCTCATCTACGACGCCCCCGCGGCTTACGTCTGCCGCGGCTACGTCTGCGACCGGCCGGTGAGCTCCACCGACGAGCTCCTCGTAGCCCTCGAACGCCGTTAAGGATCTTCCTTAACACCCTTCAATTTTTGCTCTACCTGAGTGGCTCACTTGGCCGCCAGAGCCAACTGAGCCACTCACGTGGGCCTGGCTGCCCTACCTGAGTGGCTCACTTGGCCCCTGAAGCCAAATGAGCCACTCAGGTAGAGGTTCTGCCCCCGGTGAACGAGCCTTGTAAGTGGCGTTGCTGGGCGTACCATGAAGCGGTGTAATCATGTAATCAAGGAGTTCGTCATGCACGGACGCTTCGCACGAGGACGTGGCTGGCAGCAGTCCGAGGTGCCGTCGGCCGACGACGCGCCGGGCTGGTTCGCCGGGCGGCTGCCCGACGGCTGGTTCACCGGCGCGCCGGAGATCACCGTCGACCGCGAGGAGATCGTCATCGTCGGCGAGCTGCCGGCGCTGGAGGGCGAGTTGGCCGACGACGCGGCGCGCGCCGCCGCCGAGTCGGGCCGGATCAGCCGATTCCGCGAACAGACCCGCGACGAGCGGATCGAGATCGCCCGCCAGGCCGAGCACCGCTACGGCCGCAAGGTCGCCTGGGGCGCGAAGCTCGGCGGCACCACCGAGCTGTTCACCACGCTGTCCGCGCCGGTGATGACCCGGCTGCGCCAGTCGGAGCGGCTGGTGCTGGACACGCTGGTCGACGCCGGCGTGGCCCGGTCCCGCTCCGAGGCCCTGGCCTGGGCGGTGCGACTGGTCGGCGAGCACGCCGACACCTGGCTCACCGAGCTGCGCCAGGCCATGCAGAAGGTCAACGACGTTCGGAACCAGGGGCCGGACCTGGGTTGAGAGCCTCTACCCGTGGGCAGCTCTGATTATTTGGGCCGGCTCACGGGTAGAGCGCGAACCAGATGGCGATGTAGTGGCACAGCGCGGCCAACACCGTGGCCGCGTGGAAGAACTCGTGGTACCCGAACACCTTCGGCCACGGGTCCGGCCACTTCGTCGCGTAGAAGACGGCGCCGGCGGTGTACAGCGCGCCGCCGACCAGCAGCAGCACCAGGGACGCGATTCCCGCGTGGTGCAACAGATCCGGCAGCACGAACACCGCGACCCAGCCCAGCGCGATGTAGATCGGCACGCCGAGCCACCGCGGCGCGTGCGGCCACGCCATCTTCAGCGCCACACCGGCCAGCGCACCGCCCCACACCACGGCCAGCACGATCGTGCCGGTGCTGCCGGGCAGCGCCAGCACCGCGAACGGCGTGTACGTGCCGGCGATGAACACGAAGATCATCGAGTGGTCGAGCCGCTTCATCACGGTCCTGGCCTTGACGCTGAGCCAGTTCCGCCGGTGATAGAGCGCGCTCACGCCGAACAGGCCGAGAATCGTCAGGCCGTACACGGCCGTGGCGATCGCCGCCGTCGCCCCCACCGTGCCCGCGGCGACCGAAACCAGGGTCACGCCGGTGGCCAGTGAGGCGATGAACGACCAGAAGTGCAGCCAGCCCCGCATCCGCGGCTTCGGCGGTGCGGGGGGAATGTGGTCGAGGGTCGCGGCGGTCACGAGTCCGAGGTTACGGCACCGTAGGTTGTGCGGTCACCGTGATGTGACCCGATCCGCTGCCCCGGCGTACCCTCCGGTGGCGTGGGTCTTCGCAAGCGCTTGAGCCGGATCGTCTACGGCCTGTACGAGATGCGCCTCAACCAACAGATCACCGCGGCCAGCCGGCGACCGCGGCACGTTGGCGTGATCCTGGACGGGAATCGCAGATGGGCCAAGGAAGCCGGCTTCGAGGACGTCGCCGACGGCCACCGCGCCGGCGCCCGCAAGATCGCCGACCTGCTCGAGTGGTGCCGTGAGGCCGATGTCGAGGTCGTCACACTGTGGCTGCTGGCCACCGACAACCTGAAGAAGCGGTCAAGCGACGAGCTGTCGGCGCTGCTGCTGATCATCGCCGACGTGGTCGACGAGCTGGCCGAGCCGGGCAACCCGTGGCG encodes:
- a CDS encoding DNA polymerase beta superfamily protein: MTAVDVPGLREVVAEQPYQLLFATVSGAHLYGFPSADSDVDLRGVHLLPADEVVGLRHGPETLERMWLRDGVELDLVTHDLLKFARLLLRPNGYVLEQLLSPLVVQTSDAHAELSGFAAGCVTSRHAHHYRGFARTQWQLFGRTNELKPLLYTFRALLTGIHLMRTGTIEADLSVLVSELHGPSFLPDLITAKAAGEHLTLSGGPSSELLWRTYERWLDELVAAQEKSTLSEQPSAEPQLHDFVVQLRLKA
- a CDS encoding DNA polymerase beta superfamily protein, with translation MIEHTVLSVIVGSRAQGLDTDESDVDRRGVYVPPTRLFWAFEKPPSSIDGPEQERLSWEVEHFLALGLKANPNVLEVLASDLVETCTPLGEELRALLPMLLSQRIADTYRRATAQQFARASAAMASGGTPRWKQVMHVIRLLTQCDHALATGELTLNVGEHRAQLLAVRDGDVPWKDVSKWVEDLRDRTARAVLRSPLPAVPDTAAVEDWLVSVRRRSALEDQ
- a CDS encoding polynucleotide kinase-phosphatase; translation: MSELVIPQLSLVALVGASGSGKSTFARKHFLGTEVISSDHCRGLVSDDDNDQSATGDAFDVLHYIAGKRLHNGRLTVVDATNVQREGRASLVRLAREHDVLPVAIVLDLPESVCFERNRARPDRDFGVHVIRRQRNDLRRSLRFLEKEGFRRVHVLRTVEEVDAATIRREPLVNDRRGETGPFDIIGDVHGCRLELTELLTRLGYRVEGDFAEHPAGRRAVFVGDLVDRGPDTPGVLRLVMNMVAAGTALCVAGNHENKLVRALRGRNVQVTHGLAESLAQLAEQSEEFRKQAERFCYDLVSHYVLDGGKLVVAHAGLPERFQGRASGRVRSFALYGETTGETDEYGLPVRYPWANDYRGSATVVYGHTPVPSAEWVNNTICLDTGCVFGGQLTALRYPERELVSVAAQQVWYEPVRPLVTEEPVRPPEELDLTDVIGKRTVQTGAHGRLTVRAENAAAAIEVMSRFAIEPAKLLYLPPTMAPVATSTRPEVLEHPEEAFSGYLHDGVDRVVCEEKHMGSRAVVLVSRDDGAVHTRTGRSFFDEELTGQLLERIRSAVEKSALWSTLDSDWLLLDCELLPWNAKAGKLIQEQYAAVGAAASSALPVAVDALREASGRGVDVTELLTRTESRADNAVAYREAYERYCWPTEGLNGVRIAPFQLLASEGATYHDRPHSWHLSVAEQLSAADPELFATTANLTVDTTDAESVRAGVRWWEELTAAGGEGMVVKPLANMMRGRRGLVQPGLKVRGREYLRIIYGPDYTEPGNIDRLRQRGLAAKRSLAAREYALGLEGLERLARGEPLWRVHECVFAVLALESEPVDPRL
- a CDS encoding 3' terminal RNA ribose 2'-O-methyltransferase Hen1, with protein sequence MLLTLTTTMPQATDLGFLLHKHPDKAQTFPVSAGAAHVFYPRATDAECTAALLLEVDPIALVRGDRGQGLFQYVNDRPYAASSMLAVALGTVFRTAMHGRCDAKPELPGQDIPLAVRLPVVPARGGAELVRRLFEPLGWTADIQQIEESRYVDLTLSGTLRLADALNHLYVLLPVLDDTKHYFVSRDEIDKLLRAGEGWLAGHPERELISRRYLAHQRGYVRSALERLGEVDEFEVDEAEPVERRESLAELRRGAVLAVLRQSGARRVVDLGCGPGALLRLLLKEPQFEEILGVDVSTSALRIAAARLNERDLRRVTLRQSALTYKDAELAGYDAAVLMEVVEHLDPPRLPAMERSVFAAARPRTVIVTTPNVEYNVRYEGLAAGAFRHPDHRFEWTRAQFSAWAQAVASQHGYRVQYLPVGEQDPELGPPTQMAVFTREEEPS
- a CDS encoding thioredoxin domain-containing protein, which gives rise to MANRLADSTSPYLLQHADNPVDWWPWSEEAFDEARRRDVPVLLSVGYAACHWCHVMAHESFEDDETAAIMNRNFVNIKVDREERPDVDAVYMAATQAMTGQGGWPMTCFLTPDGEPFYCGTYSPPEPRPGIPSFRQLMTAVVDAWTTRGDEVREAAGQIVAELAKNARPLPESTVDDEVLDGAVVSMLAEYDRAHGGFGRAPKFPPSMILEFLLRHHERTGSVQSLSLAEGTIEAMARGGMYDQLGGGFARYSVDAGWVVPHFEKMLYDNALLLRAYAHFARRTGSKPAERIAVETAEFLAGALRTEEGGFAAALDADTNGVEGLTYVWTPSELVEVLGSDDGVWAAEVFNVTAEGTFEEGASTLQYLQDVSDLDRLASVRERLLEARAGRPQPARDDKVVTAWNGLAIGALAEAGAALGQPAWIGLAATAASLLVRVHLVDGRLRRTSRDGVVGTAAGVLEDYGCLADGLLALHQATGAEEWLEVAVQLLDTALARFADPAEPGVFHDTADDAEKLVGRPADVSDNASPAGASSLAGALLTASALVGYDKASRYREAAEAAVTRAGLLVARAPRFAGHWLTVAEAIAQGPLQVAIATAHGDPRGESLRDVALAHAPGGAVVLAGAPDSVPLLADRPLIYDAPAAYVCRGYVCDRPVSSTDELLVALERR
- the trhA gene encoding PAQR family membrane homeostasis protein TrhA, encoding MRGWLHFWSFIASLATGVTLVSVAAGTVGATAAIATAVYGLTILGLFGVSALYHRRNWLSVKARTVMKRLDHSMIFVFIAGTYTPFAVLALPGSTGTIVLAVVWGGALAGVALKMAWPHAPRWLGVPIYIALGWVAVFVLPDLLHHAGIASLVLLLVGGALYTAGAVFYATKWPDPWPKVFGYHEFFHAATVLAALCHYIAIWFALYP